The following coding sequences are from one Candidatus Nitrosopumilus sp. SW window:
- a CDS encoding DNA-3-methyladenine glycosylase, translating to MSTLPRKFYLQDTVTVAKNLLGKKIIRKIGRSEISGIITETEAYRHKDDPASHAYRKITDRNKAMFGDVGMAYVYFTYGMYYCFNVVARNPKVAAGAVLIRAIEPEKGIKKMQENRNKKDLKNLTNGPAKLTQALEITKEHYGLDLTKNSKLYITEGIEAKKIVSSPRIGIKEATDKLWNFKIKI from the coding sequence TTGAGTACACTTCCTAGAAAATTTTATCTTCAAGATACAGTAACTGTTGCAAAAAACTTGCTAGGTAAAAAAATTATCAGGAAAATAGGAAGGAGTGAAATTTCAGGTATAATTACAGAAACTGAAGCTTACAGACACAAAGATGATCCTGCAAGTCACGCATATAGAAAAATCACAGACAGGAACAAGGCAATGTTTGGAGATGTAGGAATGGCTTATGTTTATTTCACATATGGAATGTATTATTGTTTTAACGTAGTAGCTCGGAATCCAAAAGTTGCTGCAGGAGCAGTCCTTATTCGAGCAATCGAGCCAGAAAAAGGAATAAAGAAAATGCAAGAAAATCGAAATAAAAAAGATTTGAAAAATCTTACTAATGGACCTGCAAAGTTAACTCAGGCATTGGAGATTACAAAAGAGCATTACGGATTAGATTTGACAAAAAATTCAAAATTATACATAACAGAAGGAATAGAGGCAAAAAAGATTGTGTCATCGCCAAGGATAGGAATTAAAGAAGCAACAGACAAGTTGTGGAATTTTAAAATAAAAATCTAG
- a CDS encoding uracil-DNA glycosylase — protein MNQLETVKQNVIKCTKCDLCKTRTNSVPGKGNFESDVIFVGEAPGRNEDKNGEPFVGVAGKKLSAALEGAGISREDVYITNVVKCRPPNNRVPNTKERDTCKEYLKKEISIIKPKIICVLGNTAFNSVLGGSEITKFRGKLVRKDDQLYFLTIHPAATIYNQELISTLNEDIVKLFDLIRELKNNKAVMIDIEYTS, from the coding sequence ATGAATCAACTAGAGACAGTAAAACAAAATGTAATCAAATGTACAAAGTGTGATTTATGTAAAACCAGAACAAATTCTGTTCCAGGAAAAGGTAATTTTGAATCAGACGTAATATTTGTAGGTGAGGCACCTGGAAGAAATGAAGACAAGAATGGAGAGCCATTTGTAGGAGTTGCAGGAAAGAAACTATCTGCAGCACTTGAAGGAGCAGGAATTTCTAGAGAAGATGTATACATCACCAATGTTGTAAAATGTAGACCTCCAAATAACAGAGTGCCAAATACAAAAGAAAGAGACACATGTAAAGAATACCTAAAAAAAGAAATTTCAATAATAAAACCAAAAATTATTTGTGTTTTAGGAAATACTGCATTTAATTCCGTGTTGGGAGGCTCAGAAATTACAAAATTTAGAGGAAAGTTAGTACGAAAAGATGATCAGTTGTATTTTTTAACAATTCATCCTGCTGCAACTATATACAATCAAGAGTTAATCTCAACATTAAATGAAGACATTGTAAAACTATTTGATTTAATCAGAGAGTTAAAAAACAATAAAGCAGTTATGATAGATATTGAGTACACTTCCTAG
- a CDS encoding TldD/PmbA family protein — MDTQLQELADYAIKYAVDAGVQYCDARAEEQERKSVLMENGETEHVRSINDTGIGIRLVKNGTWSFCSITNPKSKEQIKNSIDESIKNSVHYAKNKKEKFSIYPNVAVKKKIDYPILEKPDLEKLMKIGIECNKNILDAPKIIKSIVNPWYTNNSKYFTNSEGSEILQNFSDVVIDMVATAHESGLTQSVNITEGGRGGMEQITRNDKTQNSAQEIAKKASELLSAKPAKEEKSTVVMNPDFVALLTHEILGHPSEADRVLGKEMAWAGGAWWKGKIGEKIGSEQLNVFDDPTIKESLGWYFFDDEGVQTRKTTLMEKGVLKNHMQNRETGQIFNKPPTGNMRATNFRFMPLIRMACTCIGNGDWDVEEMIKEVKNGYLISNMKIPSIDMKRYNWSISCQYAQKIENGEVTDLLRDVIVMGTSPEFFESIDACGNDFTVRPITNCGKGDPMQSMIMGNGGPSIRGVATVKSVN, encoded by the coding sequence ATGGATACTCAGTTACAAGAGTTAGCAGATTATGCCATAAAATATGCAGTTGATGCAGGTGTTCAATACTGCGATGCAAGAGCTGAAGAACAAGAGAGAAAATCAGTATTAATGGAAAATGGAGAAACAGAGCACGTTAGATCAATTAATGATACAGGGATAGGAATAAGACTGGTAAAAAACGGAACATGGAGTTTTTGCTCAATCACAAACCCAAAATCAAAAGAACAAATTAAAAATTCGATTGACGAATCAATTAAAAATTCTGTTCATTATGCAAAAAATAAAAAAGAAAAATTCAGCATATATCCAAATGTTGCAGTAAAGAAAAAGATAGATTATCCAATATTAGAAAAACCAGATTTAGAAAAATTGATGAAAATCGGAATAGAGTGTAATAAAAATATTTTAGATGCACCAAAAATTATCAAGTCAATTGTAAATCCATGGTATACAAATAATTCAAAATATTTTACAAATAGTGAAGGATCTGAAATATTACAGAATTTTTCAGATGTAGTAATTGACATGGTTGCTACTGCACATGAATCTGGTTTAACTCAATCAGTAAACATTACAGAAGGAGGAAGAGGAGGCATGGAGCAAATAACAAGGAATGATAAAACACAAAACAGTGCACAAGAAATTGCTAAAAAAGCATCAGAATTATTATCAGCAAAACCTGCAAAAGAAGAAAAATCAACCGTTGTCATGAATCCAGATTTTGTGGCATTGCTTACACATGAGATTTTAGGTCATCCATCAGAAGCAGACAGGGTGTTAGGAAAAGAGATGGCATGGGCAGGAGGAGCTTGGTGGAAAGGAAAAATTGGAGAAAAAATCGGATCAGAACAGCTAAATGTGTTTGATGACCCTACCATCAAAGAAAGTTTAGGATGGTATTTTTTTGATGATGAAGGAGTTCAGACAAGGAAAACCACTCTGATGGAAAAAGGTGTTTTAAAAAATCACATGCAAAATAGAGAAACAGGGCAAATTTTCAACAAACCGCCTACCGGAAACATGAGAGCAACTAACTTTCGTTTTATGCCATTAATCAGAATGGCATGTACGTGTATTGGAAATGGAGATTGGGATGTTGAAGAAATGATAAAAGAAGTAAAAAATGGATATCTTATTTCCAATATGAAAATCCCATCAATTGACATGAAACGGTACAATTGGAGCATATCCTGTCAGTATGCACAAAAAATTGAGAATGGTGAAGTTACAGATTTACTTAGAGATGTGATTGTCATGGGAACCTCACCAGAGTTTTTTGAATCAATTGATGCATGTGGAAACGACTTTACAGTCAGACCAATTACAAATTGCGGGAAGGGAGATCCAATGCAATCAATGATTATGGGAAATGGCGGACCATCAATTAGAGGAGTTGCAACAGTAAAGAGTGTGAACTAG
- a CDS encoding HAMP domain-containing sensor histidine kinase, with product MKIVTKTYLLISVLVAVAAINLFLLYQEGAGEYDESHSIIKIADIKVKSESIAGFAVSIANGNTEDKEKLQNEINEVELILYEIKNGGNIDGLTIAKTPTPEITTHFDHTITQWEDYKFKVENVKATSVFDKEATDAVNYVLQKNQDLVLLTDQLIKELDPLDRDFNRHKQIAQELAEYAKNIGQQTLLISIGEEVNSQEILKEERLEFEIDLRKLLGISTSGLDVESVGKTHEDLKRIPRENSSALRQLEPLWESIQIRIQILEERALLSPEFNLAKNEMSEQKLILFEHVDHVVKTWNDKLISESSSGEGIIQGLLAINIAIFVIVVFVIKQSLSPLESITSAISKVKEGVYGEKIEYSGSDEVGQLVNNFNIMSNTIKEKEEEAKQTDIAKDEFLAMITHELKTPLVPIQGYSDILLSEHLGKLTAKQKERITIIKNSSETLLSIISDLLDAQKLELGQLRMKKEMKNINETVCSSVNSLLPEAEKNNIELTSNIKDLEINHDSDRIKQVITNLIKNSLTAVSPGTGKIEITMEESPTEIKINVSDNGIGIPIDKQKDLFKKFYQVDATLTRETGGSGLGLAICKGIVDNHGGKISVKSSPNQGAVFSLTLPKQGSGEQPRSPVGTA from the coding sequence ATGAAGATAGTCACAAAGACATATCTTTTGATATCAGTTTTGGTAGCAGTAGCTGCAATTAACTTATTCTTGCTATATCAAGAAGGTGCCGGAGAATATGATGAATCACATTCCATTATCAAAATAGCAGACATTAAAGTAAAATCAGAATCAATTGCAGGATTTGCAGTTTCAATTGCAAACGGAAATACAGAGGATAAGGAAAAACTACAAAACGAAATTAATGAAGTTGAGTTAATATTATATGAAATAAAAAATGGCGGTAATATCGACGGTTTAACAATTGCTAAAACCCCAACACCCGAAATTACTACTCATTTTGATCATACTATTACGCAATGGGAAGATTATAAATTCAAAGTAGAAAATGTGAAAGCAACATCAGTATTTGATAAAGAAGCTACAGATGCAGTTAACTATGTACTACAAAAGAATCAAGATTTAGTTTTACTTACAGATCAATTAATCAAGGAATTAGATCCATTAGACAGAGATTTTAATAGACATAAACAAATTGCACAAGAATTAGCAGAATATGCTAAAAATATAGGTCAACAAACTCTGTTAATTTCAATTGGAGAAGAAGTAAATTCACAAGAAATACTAAAAGAAGAAAGGCTAGAATTTGAAATTGATCTTAGAAAACTATTAGGAATTTCAACGTCAGGGTTAGATGTAGAGAGTGTAGGAAAAACTCACGAGGACTTGAAGAGAATACCTAGAGAGAATTCAAGTGCATTACGACAATTAGAGCCATTATGGGAATCTATTCAAATCAGAATCCAAATTCTTGAAGAAAGAGCACTCTTGTCTCCAGAATTTAATTTGGCTAAAAATGAAATGAGTGAGCAGAAATTGATTTTGTTTGAACATGTAGATCATGTTGTTAAAACATGGAATGACAAATTAATCTCTGAAAGTTCATCAGGAGAGGGAATTATTCAAGGATTATTAGCCATAAACATAGCAATTTTTGTAATAGTTGTATTTGTGATTAAACAATCATTATCACCACTTGAGTCAATTACAAGCGCAATTTCCAAAGTCAAAGAAGGGGTATATGGTGAAAAAATAGAATATTCAGGTTCAGATGAAGTAGGACAATTAGTGAATAACTTTAACATAATGTCAAATACAATTAAAGAAAAAGAAGAAGAGGCAAAACAAACAGACATTGCAAAAGATGAATTCCTTGCAATGATCACACATGAATTAAAAACACCTCTAGTTCCAATTCAAGGATATTCAGACATTCTGCTCAGTGAACATTTAGGAAAATTAACAGCAAAACAAAAAGAAAGAATCACAATTATCAAAAACAGTTCTGAGACATTACTATCAATTATCTCAGACTTACTTGACGCACAAAAATTAGAGTTAGGTCAATTAAGAATGAAAAAAGAAATGAAAAACATCAATGAGACAGTATGCAGTTCAGTAAATTCATTATTGCCAGAGGCAGAAAAGAACAACATTGAATTGACTTCAAACATTAAAGATTTAGAAATAAACCATGACTCCGACAGAATCAAACAAGTAATAACGAATCTAATCAAAAACAGTTTAACTGCAGTATCTCCAGGTACAGGTAAAATTGAAATTACGATGGAAGAGTCTCCAACAGAAATTAAAATCAATGTTTCAGATAATGGCATAGGCATTCCAATTGATAAACAAAAAGATCTATTCAAAAAATTCTATCAAGTAGATGCAACTTTAACAAGAGAAACAGGTGGAAGTGGTTTAGGTCTTGCAATTTGTAAGGGAATTGTGGACAATCATGGTGGAAAAATTTCAGTTAAAAGCAGTCCAAATCAAGGAGCAGTATTTTCATTAACCCTACCAAAACAAGGTTCTGGAGAACAGCCAAGAAGTCCAGTAGGGACTGCTTAA
- a CDS encoding phosphorelay protein, translated as MSDEFIKLATKEIHEEILGMGNILNSCSDDAKVFQNSDRLQKHTHKIKGLAPMMGKGSMGSLANVLDDILKQIMVGKTPGGIFDVFAYSHEKLTQNMSNNSDLEPVIEKAKNFLNDM; from the coding sequence ATGTCTGATGAATTTATCAAACTGGCAACTAAAGAAATCCATGAAGAAATTTTAGGCATGGGAAACATCTTAAATTCTTGTTCTGATGATGCTAAAGTTTTTCAAAACTCTGATCGACTCCAAAAACATACTCATAAAATCAAAGGACTGGCACCAATGATGGGAAAAGGCTCCATGGGCAGTTTAGCAAATGTTCTTGATGATATTTTAAAACAAATTATGGTTGGAAAAACCCCTGGGGGAATATTTGATGTCTTTGCTTATTCTCATGAAAAATTAACGCAAAATATGAGTAATAATTCAGATTTGGAGCCTGTTATTGAAAAGGCCAAAAATTTCCTAAATGACATGTAA
- a CDS encoding response regulator has translation MTKIMIADDSDAIRLVLKDILSIGEHEVIAEAVDGAEAVDFYKQHSPEILLLDLAMPKKDGLEVVKELIIYDPNAKIILITASDDQKIINECMKSGATSYISKPFDFNSVLKSITDISGNDN, from the coding sequence ATGACCAAAATTATGATAGCTGATGACTCTGATGCTATCCGTCTGGTACTAAAAGATATTTTGTCTATTGGTGAACATGAGGTAATTGCTGAAGCTGTTGATGGTGCTGAAGCTGTTGATTTTTACAAACAACACAGTCCTGAAATTCTTTTACTTGATTTGGCTATGCCAAAAAAGGATGGATTAGAAGTGGTAAAAGAACTAATCATATATGATCCTAATGCAAAAATAATTTTGATTACTGCAAGCGATGATCAAAAAATTATTAACGAATGTATGAAATCTGGCGCCACCTCGTACATTTCAAAACCTTTTGATTTCAATAGCGTTCTAAAATCAATCACTGATATCTCAGGAAACGATAATTAG